In Streptomyces sp. P3, one DNA window encodes the following:
- a CDS encoding universal stress protein has product MTGPITAGVDGTDESLAGLAWAAREAVRRDLELRVVHAWRFQPNAAQDVADRDAQERWVRDAAGRSVAEITERHPGLTVATDVREGGPVETLVAAAAEAELLVLGSRGHGPVVGFLLGSVGQQVIAEAARPVVLVRAGDRASAEAGGQEIVVGQQGDPEDSAPALRFAFETAAARGAAVRAVRAWTLPPVFAYSPGSLRLADEAGGLEPYEKKALAAALEPWRQRFPDVPVVEHVEMGSAGQVLLSVSGRAQLMVVGRRAHRTAVGARIGSVAHGVLHHADCPVTVVPQG; this is encoded by the coding sequence ATGACGGGCCCGATCACGGCAGGGGTCGACGGAACGGACGAGAGCCTCGCGGGGCTCGCCTGGGCGGCCCGCGAGGCCGTCCGGCGCGACCTGGAGCTGCGGGTGGTGCACGCCTGGCGGTTCCAGCCGAACGCGGCGCAGGACGTGGCCGACCGGGACGCGCAGGAACGCTGGGTGCGGGACGCGGCCGGGCGGAGCGTCGCGGAGATCACCGAGCGGCACCCCGGACTGACCGTCGCCACCGACGTCCGGGAGGGCGGCCCGGTCGAGACGCTGGTCGCCGCGGCGGCGGAGGCGGAGCTGCTGGTGCTCGGTTCCCGCGGGCACGGGCCGGTGGTCGGGTTCCTGCTGGGCTCGGTCGGCCAGCAGGTGATCGCCGAGGCCGCGCGCCCGGTGGTGCTGGTGCGGGCGGGCGACCGGGCCTCGGCCGAGGCCGGCGGTCAGGAGATCGTCGTCGGTCAGCAGGGCGACCCCGAGGACAGCGCCCCCGCGCTGCGATTCGCCTTCGAGACCGCCGCGGCCCGGGGTGCGGCCGTGCGGGCCGTGCGGGCCTGGACGCTGCCGCCCGTGTTCGCCTACAGCCCCGGCTCGCTCCGCCTCGCCGACGAGGCCGGCGGTCTCGAGCCGTACGAGAAGAAGGCGCTGGCCGCGGCCCTGGAACCGTGGCGGCAGCGGTTCCCGGACGTGCCCGTGGTGGAGCACGTGGAGATGGGCAGCGCCGGACAGGTGCTGCTCTCGGTGTCGGGCCGGGCGCAGCTGATGGTGGTCGGCAGACGCGCCCACCGCACGGCCGTGGGCGCCCGGATCGGCTCGGTGGCGCACGGCGTCCTGCACCACGCGGACTGCCCGGTCACCGTGGTGCCGCAGGGCTGA